AAATGCTTCATTATTACGTTGGTTGATAAAAGCTGAATGCATTTCGCGGTGACATGTTGCTTTACTTTGTTAAAACTTGCAAAAAAGTTACATTCGCTTCCGTTCAggataattaattttttcgaTAGCCCATTGCAATTTTTTCCATAATAACTCTTTTGCGGACCGAAAACTTTTGTAGTTGTTTACATGACCCCCGCCCGACCCCCCGCGGAGTTGTGCTGTTAGGTTCCACAGCCCGGTATTTACCTTATGTAAATGGAAATGTAAAtggaaatgtaaatgtaaatgcttATCAACAGGCAGTCGCGCTCTTATACGCCGCTTCGTGCCGAAATAACGGGAGCCGAAGAGAGCGCAAGCTCGCTCTTAAGCCACCGAACTCTCTGCCACAGTTCAAGTTAATACAAAGTAACGttgagtttgttttgtttgtgtggGCGGGCTGGGCGGCGAAAGGTGAAGCAGGTCCAGAAATGTaatcaataattttaaatatttaatgcgcCGCTGGGAGAGTTTTTTCAGCGAACTTGTGAAAATGCTTATGCTGTTTTCTAAAACTATCTCGCCTAATGTTACCTTATGCtgtattacatttttcctCTGAAACTATTTACCTTTTACTTGTATTTACAGGCCAGAATTATGGACTCACCTGTGCCAGCAACAACTCGTCTCCCCCCACCCACTCACATTCTGCTGCCACAACAAATGCGATCCACATGCGAGCGAGTTTGCGCCAACGACGAAAGAGAGTGGCGCTCTCTTCCCCTACTCTTAGTCGCGCTCTTTGCGGCGGCAGGAAACGTCGCGCAAGGAAATCGCAAATGTTTCCTCtttcgtgtgcgtgtgtgtgtggagtcCTCTgtgcaggtgtgtgtgtgtgtgtgcgtgcgtgtggaTAACATTGTGGCACTCGTTGGGGCAGCTCCAGTTGACGGGCCAGTAGTCGTTGCGAAACTTTTGCTGGAGCAACGCGTCGGACAAGTGGCGGCGTTACACCAATCGTCATCGGCTATCGTTCATCGCCTATCGGTAATCGGCAATCGGCAGTCGATTGTAGACTATCGTTATCGGCTATCGCGTGTGTCGACCTTGGCGGTGATTAGTGCTAACGGTAACCCACCATGTGCAACGTCATCATGCGAGCATTGGATCATCCGCAGGACTCGGACTCCAAAGGCCTCCGAATGTCCAGGTGAGCCCCAATGCTTTCCCACCCACTTTTGCCACGCGGCTGAGCCGCTGGCCACCCCGAAAGTTAACCTCGTTTGGCTTAAATGCAGTTAGCCAGAGTTAACTAAAGTTAACTTAAGTTAAACGACGTCCACTGTCGATTTAATGTGAAAATGAAAGTTATGTTTCGTTTTTCGGCGTTTAGCTCATCTTAACGGGATGATTAACGGTAATTCGTGTGGCCGGAATGAATCCAATAAAAAGTTTAAGAAGTAAttgaaactaattaaaactatGTGCAGCGAAATATGCACCTAATATTTGCTAACAGCTTTATGAGGCCATTAAAGAGCAGCCAAAATTCGAGGGGCAAAAGTTGGCGGCCAATCAAATTCGAGAGCTCCaacttataattaaattattatttgctcCTCTTCCACTTGCATAACTCAAACCACTAATTGCTCGTGTTCTTAACCGAAAAAGAATTTCAAATGGAGAGCTCATACATTAAGTCTTTAGCAtattgccattttggccatgtgGCCAGCAAACTTGTTACATGCCAAAAGGCCATAATTATTGTGATTGTTAAAACGGACTAATGGACGGATTATAGCTACTCAGCTACAAAGGTTGACCCTGAAGTTATGATAATCAACAGCCTGATTAGGTGACAGATACAAAGCCCATAGTGCGGGCAACAAAAGGTATGCAAACCGTTTTAGCGCCTGGCATTAAGATAGCAGTGCAGATAGGCGATCGTGGGAACGACCTTTGACCCCTGGCAGTGCattcgcttttaattaaacgagAGAGCAGTGCGGACAAAAGTGACTTTTGAAATGGTCAGGCAGATAAAAGTGCAATAACTATAAAGCGGGGGTGGCGCAACGCCATCGGTAGTCGAATTTCGAATGTCGAATGGTTACTGGGGGTCGTGGACTGGGCGAACCCAAACACGCACAAATTTGTTAAGCGGGTCACGTAGACCGGGAAATCCCATGCCATCCCAGACCACCCCCTACCCCCTTGGGTGTTGTCATCAacacgaaaataaaaatagaaaattaaaCTTGAATCGCGCCAAATGGCTACAAATGCTCTTGCTCGGCGCTGTGAAAATCGATTTCAATAAACTTTaattcgttttcgtttcgttttcccGCTGAAGTCATCGGAAGTGGAAACCTTGAAAATGacgcaacaaattaaatgtcaataatttaaaacaattgccAACTCGAAATACCAAGTAAGAGCAACCTTAAAAACCAGAGCGCACAGAGCGAGATAGCGTTTTGTTTATGGCttttaaatctaattaaattcCCATAAAGACCGCGAacgatataaaaaaaaacagagcagGCAcgtaaagtaaataaataaaaaatttatttgaaacttCAAACGGGTTCTACGACTGCCAAGCCCTGCAAATAattggaaaaaggaaaactagGGGGCGGTGAATGCAAAACGGCGATCGGCAACAAAGGGTTAATGTGGTGCAGTAAGTGCGTGTGGCAGTCCGCGAGGGCAAACTCAGAAGGGGTTGATGTAAATTGCATTAATGACCTGCATTCGGAGTCTGACAGGCGATTCATAATTAAGCCCAATGATTCGCCGAACAGAAGGTGGGAACTCAACCAGCGACTTGTGTCGCATTGAAGCACGCAAAACGCAAATACAACGCATTCCCTGCCTTAAACctgttcaattttattcaCGAACCACTCACTCATCATTTGGCGAATTATTCACCATTTGACAGCGAATTCGCCATCTTCAGACCTCTAGTTATTATCTACCCATAGTTAACTTTCGGCTATGCATATCCACTTTGTTAGAAGCTGTCTATCCAAATGAACAAATCATGAaacaacatacatacatgatTTAACTATGATCTTATATCTTAGGAACATCTCTTAAGTCGCATTCATAAGATTATTTGAGAAAGCAAAACTTCTGGTATTAAGTAAGCGCTATTCTTTGCGAATTGCCGACCACAGAAACGGGTATCTTATAGTCGAATTCCAGCTAGTTATCTGAGCTTGAAtcgaaattgtatttaaatgccGTCCAAAAGTTTATTACCTACCAAATAATACCTGTCTTGAACTACCCGTTATACGCTCCATATAGAAAGAACAAATTGAGTCTAAAGCTACGCAATCTGCACTAGAGATCTTAATAGTATCTACCTGCAAGTATATAACTACATGTAACGTTTCGAGGAAATTAGCCACGCGATAAGATCAGTACTACGCGACTTATGAGGGGGACTCATATCAGCCAAATAATGACTCGTCTTAATCAGGCGGCGTCAATCAGACCGCTAAATGGCTTGAGATCATTATTCACACGCTCAGaacaagaaaagcaaaactgGTGTCATTCAACCTCGGGGTCGCTGGTTTGGCGAACATCACTTGCGCAAAAGCTTTGATAAGAGCGGTGCGTCGGGtcagtgggtggttgggtggtgagAGGCACTGGGAGGAGTGCCCCATATTCGTGAAAAGCTCAGAACGCGACGATGGCAAGCTCACTGCTCACCGCTGACTGCTCACTGCATATATATAACAAGTAAATTGCGCTAAATTTCTCTCAGTCTCAGTCCGCGAGCGGGGCACTTGCGAAGATGTCAGCGATCAGCATACGCGCCATGCGAATGGAGGACTTCGACGAGGTCGAGGCCTTTCTCGCGGAGCACTTCTTCAAGCAGGAGCCACTGATGCTGATCCCCCAGGAGGATGCCAAGCAGCGCGAGGTGATTCCCGCCGAGGCCGAGCTGCACCGCTCGCTCATTCCCCAGGATCTCTCCCTGGTGGCCGTCGACGGGGAGCGCATTGTGGGCGTCGTGCTGGCCGGCGAACTGCTGCCCGAGGATCTGGAGCGGGAGTACCAGGAGGCTGAGCACAAGGAGGTGGCGTGCCTGCTGGACAAGATACACAAGTTTCTGGCCCGGATCGAGCGGCAGGCCAACATCTTCGAGCACTACGGCGTGGAGCGGGCCCTCTATCTCTACATGCTCGGCGTGGACACCTCCGTGCGGCGCCAGCGAGTGGGCACCCGCCTGGTGGAGGCCACCATTGAGCTGGGTCGCCAGCGGGGATACCCCGTTGTGACGTCGACCTGCACCAACATGAACTCGCGGCGCCTCATGACCGCCCTGCACATGGAGTGCGTGCTCTCCAAGGATTACGCGGACTACAAGGACGAGCACGGCGAGATCGTCCTGCGGGCATCCGAGCCCCACACCTCCGCCAGTGTCGTGGCCATACGACTGTAGGAGTGGGAAAGTTACCAAAGAACATAGAACCACATCTAAGTTATAACCTCATGTGGCAAAAGGCATATGTAGATAGGTAATAGATCATAAAGGGAGGGGGAACTGGTAAGAAACTGAACCAAATTTGCTAGATAAGAAAGCTCTGTTTATCTCTAGAAATTGTAAACAACATCATATTGCTATCAGTTCCAGTTTCGGGGGTAATCAAACCATAATCATaagtatttgttatttgttgtgttgttCTAGggtgttaaaaataaataagtaagctTGCAATTAACCAAGTATTTCCCATCGTAACTATGCCACATAAATCACTTTGCAAAATCTGTCCGATTTGTCAGTGCGATTTAAAGTGTGGGATAAGAAACCCTGCGATTTGCTTTGGCCCAACATGAGCAGTTGAAGTCGTAAACAACGAGGACAGCCACTTCTGCCCCGTCGAGTGGCACATCCCACGAACTTTGCCCCCCCATTAGCTCGGCCTTGCTGCGGACCCACTCCCTgtcccactcccactgccacttcATCGTATTTCATCTTCTGCGTCCATTAAAGGGACGCAGCACTGTTGTCGGCACTGCGGTTGCCCTGCTCTCATTTTTCTGCGTTCGCACTAAAAACTAATTGTTGTTTTATTGTGTTTGTAATCCAATCCACTGGCGAAAACCTACAtctatatctatgtatatatgagATACACATGGGCGAGGGATTACTTCCCATCTTCGTCTTATCTGCGATTATACACATCAAACATATGATGATATAACATGTGcgttgttttgctttcgatTGGCTGTGAAGGCTGAGCAGAACTATGGAGCACATTCGGCTACCTTGAGCAGAAAGCTTTCTTTTCGCGCTAATCGAGAAGCTTTCCTGATATTCGGTTCtaaaaaaaatcatacaaGCTGTGACAATTCTGCCAGATACTTTATATTGGCCACCGAGTTCTCTCGTTGAAGGTAGTTACCAACTCGAAGGATTAGCATTCGGTACATAAAATTTGtcgaaaacataaaaattcatttttgagTAAGCTTGTGGGGCTGGAACTGCAACAGAATATTTTGGAATGTAAATGGAGTCGGCGAgggacgaaggacgagggaCCCCATTGGAATGGGTCCTTTGGGTGGCCAGACAAAGTCCTGTCTGGTTGAAAATTCAGCAAACAGACCAAAAACCAACGTAATTTACATGTCTGCAGGATAAGTTCGACATGAAGCGAGCGGGTGGGGAAAATCTGAGGAAAGTCAGAGGGATTTTTAGAACCGCTTGCACTGCAACGTCTGTTTGCCATGTTTCGCCAGACTAGTaacagttgttgctgctgacccctgacccccaATCGAAAAATCTCCGAAAGCAGATAAAAGCGCATAGTCTCAAATGTGCTTAATCAACATGGAAGGTTATAATGTAGAGCAATCGATTCACAGCAACCAACATCTCAGCAACCCTTTAGGCAGATTCTCGCAGGCtcaagttttaattaaaaatggttgaaaaaatgtttgcaacaAAGTCGCCAGCATAATGCAGCAAAATTGGCTTAAAAGAAAGCCGCTGGCATGGAAAAATATCCACATCCCCACAGTGGAGGGCACTGAAgccatttttgccattttagtCATGTTAGCCATGAAGCCGGCATATTTGCAAACCGCCACAGTTTTAGGTGCACTGAAATTTCTCCAAATATTTGCGCAAgtgaatttttgatttatgccagCAAAGCGTGACCTAAAAATTTTTTCATACTCTgccaaactaattaaaagtgaaaagttgaCATTTTCTAGttgaatttttgatttatggcgCGAACTTTCCAACCGCAGcgaaaaatttaatgaaaattcaatcaaagtTTGCGGCACTCTCCGTGAGCTCTGATTATTTTGCGGCACGGCAAACTTGCAACATATGGCTGTCCAGTTTCCCACTTGCCCAGTTTCCCAGCTGCCCTGGATGACCCGACCTCGGTCGGTTTTGTTACTGTTTAAGTGACCCTAATGAAGATTAATTTAGAACAAGTGCTACACTCTCTGCGTTTTGCGTGTGAGCGTTTGTGCAGCCGATCGTCTATTAAATGActaaaaaaagcagaaaaatgaAATCTCGCTCATATGACACATCAAACAAGATATTCTATGCATCAACCTGATATACATAGATACTATATATGTTTTTACCAACAAAAGATTCTTAAATTGGTGGCTATCTCATCCTTTTAATCAGAGTCTCTTGATTTTATCTGgagaaaattaattgattaagCAATTTCCATAGGCAACTCCGTGGGGAGCAcatatgttatttatttattcgagGGGCCTATCCCAATTCATGCTTTcttaattaatgaaaaatatactCAGCAAACGGTTATGCCCgtgcttaatttaaatattctgaAATACTTTAGTGAGCAGCGGATgctgatttcgatttcgatatTGAATAGACTTGGCTGCCTACACAATGTGTAACAAGTTTAACGAATTCCAACTAAGTAGTTTCAATTCGGCTCGTTTATCTGATTTTCTTGAAGTGGTCAGTCTGCTTCCACGTAATGTTTACCGAAactatgaatatttatttagaaattgGGCCTTCTGGGGGgtcaaacattttcattaaaaagtaaaaacgaATTACATGAATATTCAATGttgatatttataaatttagatATGGGCAGCTGctcgaaaaaaatgtttgtgccTCGTTGCATTTTTCAAATAGAATAGAAATAAGGGGAAAAGTAAGAGAAGAAAAATGGTAATCTTTAAAACAAGGTACGCTGAAATTAAACACCCACATACATTTTAGACTAAACTATTAGGAACCAAACATGTTGAGCTGCTTGTAAGctttaaaatcgattttcaaatttaagaAAAAGCAAGAGAGAAGCGAAAGGGAAACCGcagtaaaaaatattaataaaccGATGTGATTTATGTGTCTGCTGCAGTGCGGTTCGACTCGACCACTTGAAAAACGACTCAACCAACCCATGGCCAATACGACTCACGGTCTAACCACGATAGTCCACTATCTGTAGCGGTTTTTGTGTTATCCTGGGCCGTTCATCTATGTCCATGTGGGTCCTAGGTCCTGGCCACGATTATCGCTCCTGCGATCGGCGCCTGCGCAACAGGTATGGCCAACAGAAAGTGGCAAGACGACTGGATCTGCAACTTTGTGGCATCCTTTGTAGTATCGATCTTGGGCAGCGGGCGTGTGCATGACAAATGCCCTCTGATTTATTGACGTACTCAGTGAGTACCACTGCCTGTGTGTCGGCCTTGGTCACGTTctttgtcgtcgtcgtcgggcGACTTCAAAGGGCCGCACCGCCACCTGCTGGTTAATAATAGAGGTACCATATTGTGCGCTTGGCAGTGGAGGGGGGTGATGGGTGTTGTGGCATCCACCGTAGCGTTGGAAAAACGAGAATAAACGATATAAATAGCCGGGGGCACTTCAATGACTATCGCTTTCTTCACTGGCCCGCTTTAAAGTTAAATAGTTAAGGCTAATTCGTTGCAGACACATTGCAATTTGCGTGGATTACCAAAAAATCCTTGATTGAAAGCAGACTTTAAAAAACTTGAATTGCCCACATTGATTATtcccacattttttgcaactTTGCAATTTTAGTACCCAATCATTGTGCattaagcatttttaagtattttgtACTATTTTTTGTGTGAATATTGTGTCTTTATTTGTGCCCCAACTTATTTGTCGTATCTTCTATCTTAAGTTGTTACACTTAACACTCAATCAAGCGCTTATCgatcacacaaatcatattGGAATGTTCGAAGTGAAATTGCCACACAGAAATCAAAGAAAGAGGAACACGAAAGCGAGCAACGAAATTTTTGAAAcgataaattatgaaatatagAGAACTGGGATGAAAAATTAAGTTGGCGTGAATGCAAGTCATTTGTTATATTTAGTAGATGGCATTAGAGATTCCAGTGAGTGGTTCACGACTGTTTAGTGGCTAGTCGCTGACCTCAAACTTTTCGCGTGTTTCGTCACTACGTGGGTTGCACTCACACTGCTTTCTTATTTTTACAGAAGCTACTGCTAAATAAATAGCTAtgtttgttaaaataattacttTGGAGCGGATTAGTGTGTTTTAATgttgtttaaaattttgatGGGCGATTTAAGAATAATTTTTAGAACTTGATGGAAACCGAAGGAAAGCGTagctttaatattttcaaatattttttcaaatgcGCTCACATTAGCTGAGGTAATATTCGCAGCTCTTCGAAATGCTAATCATTCTGCAAATTAACATCCCGCCTACGGGAGCACACAGTTCTTCGCTCCGCCATAATATATGAAAACTTTCTAACCTCAGACAGACACACCCGCATGTGCAGAAATGGAGGCACAaacacagtcacacacacagacacccGATTACCGCGCCGAAAACGAGGaaacaaaatggaaaggaCTCTGCTCCTCGCTCCTCGCTCCGTATCCTGGCCATATCCTTTTTCCCTTGCTTTGTGCACGAAATGGCAGAAACGGGATTTTCAAACATATCGCAtatacaaaatgcaaacatgTCTGGCAAACACAAATCCCATAAATGTTTTGTgcccccccacccccctggAAGGGGAGTTAGAGGGTGTACTACGGTAGTGATAAAAActtgcaaaaaaatattttcatatgtgAAAATGTGTAAAGTATAAAAGTTGTGCTCTACCgtttgtggctgctgctgctgctggctttcagGGCTGATTCTTTGGCGTTGTTTTGCCTCCTATTTTccagtttggttttttgcttAGTGTGTTTTGCCACAGTCCTGGCCGCTTTTTTGCACTCCTCTGTTTGCACTATGTGAGCATCAGGTGCTGTGGCAAAAGAAATTACAACAAATCCATTTGTAAAATTGCAAACCGAGACCGAGGCACCTCCTCCGCTTATCCCGTTGGCTTTGATGGCCTTTTCGGGTTTCCTTTTCGGCCAGCGGATGGCAATGACTACTGCTTTTCCTGCAGGATGAATGCTGTTCTGGGAGTGCTGGCGGCTAAAAAACTCGCtgctaaatataattttattacgGCTCTGCCATTATACGAAAGTATTACTATTAATTGCACAAACTACTGGCCAGAGTGTTATATAAATTTAGTTGTTACAGTCAGTCAAAGATTTTGAGAATATTTTCGGTTAAGTCCAGCTACTGACAGCAGAAGATTTATTTCGATCTTGCCCCTGCCCTTCAGCCCCAAAGTAACCAATTAGAGGAGCAGGTACTCCGCTCCACAACTTCCCGGCCAGCTTGCCCCTGTCATTATGGACTCAAAAATCAAGACGGGAGCTACTCACTCGCCGCCTGTCATTTGCCTGTGCCAACATTCATCTTACTAAAGTTTGCACAGGCTCCTCCAAATCGCACTGCCCACAAAGCTTTTCTGCCGGAGCATTCCCCAGACTCAATCCCAGTGCCGGGACATTCGTCAATTTGTTGGCAAAAACCAGCCAAAGTAAAAGCAGAGGTAGCAGCCTCGCATCATCAGTGCAGCGACTCGAAGAGGTGATACTCTTTACTCAGCTCAACAGTTTGTAGTTCAAGTTCCAACAACTATGAGCTCctctttatttttgtattcataAAATCTGCTTACATTCACTTAAATCCACTGAAGTCAAGAAATGAAGTTCGAATTTTGATATGCATGTTGCTCAGCATACCATTAGAGGGTAACAACTTTTTCGTACATTCCGAATCTAATATACTGCGAGTACCTAGTAAAAAGGAggggaaaaaattgaaatgaacatttttcgaGCTACTCTGGATGCAGCGGCAGCTTGGATATAAATTTTCAGCAGCGCCCCAGCCTTGCAGTCCAGGTCCCGAGTACGGAGTCCGAAGTCCGTAGTCCAGAGTCCACCCCATCTCGGGTTGCTGCACCCCATTTTGCTCCTGGTCAGCAAACTACACACGTCAAATTTCAAACAAGTTCGCCTGCCGCAGGACATGCAACAAACGGCCAACTTGCAGACACAGGTAGATGTAGCCGGAAAAAATGCTGCCAACAAAATGTAGGAGCCATGTTGCCAGACTCCGGCGGAATTTGTGCCGTAGAggggagctgcagctggagctggagccggAGCAGAAGGAGAGCTGGAGAGCTGATGAGGAGCAGCTCCTGCAGGTACAACACCTGGCATCTTTTTTCCCCCGCTTCCCGCCCCCCATCGCCTTCTATCTTATTTCACGGCAACAATGGAAGCGGGCAAACTGGAAACTGCCGAGGCCGGGGCAAAGGAATTCCAGAGCTCAGGTTTATGCATAGCTCCGGCACAAGCAGcccgaaatgcgaaatgcttGTGATTTAAGTTTAAAGAGCCGTAGGAGAGGTTTAAGGTCAACAGAGTTTATTGCTTAAAACTGGCAGAGTTGGAACTGGTAGACTAGGTAGGGTTCGCCCATGGCAGATGAATATAATTAAGGGTTCGGTCGGTCTGTCGGTCTGAACGACTtggaaaaagcttaaaaagCCAGCTGGGCCTGCTAATTAAACGAAAACATTATTACCGTTTGAGAATTTAATCTTGCagacaaaatatttggagTCAAGTATTAATTATGCCCTATTACTAATCCCAGCGATCATAAGATAGATGTGGTCTCTGGGTCGCCTAACTGCCACATTTTCGCCGCTCCAATTGAAACTCAACTTTGCAGCGAATAATTTCAAGTTGTCTACCCCGGAGTTTGGCCATTGAGAAAGTTTTCCGGGTGAAACAATAACTGCAGCTGCTCATCACGCCCAACTTCTGCCCCAGAATCCAGACCCCAAATCCCAGACTCTAGAACCCAGACTCCAGACTCCAGAACCCAGACTCCATACCCCAATCTCCGCCCATCACCGGTGCCACCTGTCGTTGGAGGCAGGCAGCTGCTCCTGGTTTTTGGCAGATCCTGGCTCACGCCGGGTTGGggaattgcaaataaatatttcaactgcagttgcagattATTTTAGTGCTACGGCAACTGAACTGGGCAAGTCGTAACAATGCAGAATGGCAGCAACTAAGGCAAACAGCCAGCCATGGCCATGGAGCAGCTCCTCCT
This genomic stretch from Drosophila teissieri strain GT53w chromosome 2L, Prin_Dtei_1.1, whole genome shotgun sequence harbors:
- the LOC122626183 gene encoding arylalkylamine N-acetyltransferase-like 2 — protein: MSAISIRAMRMEDFDEVEAFLAEHFFKQEPLMLIPQEDAKQREVIPAEAELHRSLIPQDLSLVAVDGERIVGVVLAGELLPEDLEREYQEAEHKEVACLLDKIHKFLARIERQANIFEHYGVERALYLYMLGVDTSVRRQRVGTRLVEATIELGRQRGYPVVTSTCTNMNSRRLMTALHMECVLSKDYADYKDEHGEIVLRASEPHTSASVVAIRL